One Nostoc sp. UHCC 0302 DNA window includes the following coding sequences:
- a CDS encoding AAA family ATPase has product MIALPGIAIQSKIYESSNSLVYRGIRDDGVAIVVKILKLDYPSPQELTRYRQEYKITRFLNLEGVVKAYSQQDYQRTLAILLEDFGGESLEQWMHKRPDIFCPMPLSAFLGLAIASCDILGRIHAANVIHKDINPGNIVFNLDTGVVKIIDFGIATQFNRTNPTFKNHYVLEGTLAYLSPEQTGRMNRLLDYRSDFYSLGVTFYELLTGHLPFKTTDILELVHCHIAKQPPSPHEINTKIPKLVSDIILKLMAKNAEDRYQSAWGIKADLELCAYQLADIGQINSIKLGQQDVWDQFQIPQKLYGRDKEVAMLMAAFDRVASSQSYAGKTLEQEQNSNSTFFVEMMLVSGYAGIGKSALVQEIYKPITQKRGYFISGKFDQFGRNIPYSAIADALQKLMQQLLGEPDDQLQQWRSRLLTALGSNGQIIIDVIPEVELIIGKQPPVPGVGATEAQNRFNRVFGHFVRVFCSESHPFVIFLDDLQWIDSATLNLIELMLLDEQTQSLFLIGAYRDNEVNSTHPLMLTLEKLQKQGAVLQEIILSPLTLEPLIQLISETLHQNADTVLSLAELVLHKTEGNPFFVGEFLRMLHSENLLTFDAQHLCWEWNIADIQAQDITDNVVELLLIQLKKLPENTQQILQLAACIGAEFNLDTLAILS; this is encoded by the coding sequence ATGATTGCTCTACCTGGTATTGCTATCCAAAGCAAAATATACGAAAGTTCTAATTCTTTGGTTTATCGGGGCATTAGAGACGATGGAGTAGCGATTGTAGTAAAAATACTAAAGCTTGATTATCCCTCACCTCAAGAACTGACCCGCTACAGACAGGAATATAAAATTACCCGTTTCCTTAACCTGGAAGGAGTGGTCAAGGCATACAGCCAGCAGGACTATCAAAGGACTCTGGCGATTCTCTTAGAAGATTTTGGGGGAGAGTCCTTAGAGCAATGGATGCACAAGCGCCCAGACATTTTCTGCCCAATGCCTTTATCGGCTTTTCTTGGTCTTGCGATCGCTAGTTGCGACATTTTGGGCAGAATTCATGCAGCTAATGTCATTCATAAAGATATCAACCCTGGAAACATAGTCTTTAATCTGGATACTGGGGTTGTCAAAATTATTGATTTTGGGATTGCCACCCAATTTAACCGCACGAATCCGACTTTCAAGAACCATTATGTTTTAGAAGGGACACTCGCCTACCTTTCTCCAGAGCAAACAGGACGAATGAACCGTTTGCTCGATTACCGCAGCGATTTTTACTCGCTTGGGGTGACGTTCTACGAACTGCTAACCGGACATCTGCCGTTTAAAACAACGGACATTCTTGAGCTAGTTCATTGTCATATTGCCAAACAGCCACCTTCACCTCATGAAATAAATACAAAGATTCCCAAACTCGTTTCAGATATCATTCTTAAACTGATGGCGAAAAATGCAGAAGATCGCTATCAGAGCGCTTGGGGAATCAAAGCGGATTTAGAACTGTGTGCTTACCAGCTAGCAGACATCGGTCAAATTAATAGCATTAAATTGGGTCAGCAAGATGTTTGGGATCAGTTTCAAATTCCCCAAAAACTATATGGAAGAGACAAAGAAGTTGCAATGTTAATGGCGGCTTTTGACCGCGTTGCTTCTTCACAAAGTTATGCAGGAAAAACTTTAGAACAGGAACAAAATAGCAACTCAACATTCTTTGTTGAAATGATGCTGGTATCCGGCTATGCCGGAATTGGAAAATCAGCATTAGTGCAGGAGATTTATAAACCAATCACCCAAAAGCGCGGCTATTTTATCTCTGGGAAATTTGACCAATTTGGGCGCAATATTCCCTATAGCGCGATCGCAGATGCTTTGCAAAAATTGATGCAGCAACTGCTTGGTGAACCAGACGACCAGTTACAACAGTGGCGATCGCGCCTACTGACAGCTTTGGGAAGCAACGGACAAATCATCATTGATGTGATCCCTGAAGTTGAACTGATTATTGGCAAGCAGCCGCCTGTACCAGGCGTTGGAGCTACTGAAGCTCAAAATCGCTTTAATCGTGTCTTTGGGCATTTTGTGCGGGTGTTTTGCTCAGAGTCACACCCGTTTGTGATCTTTTTAGACGATTTGCAGTGGATAGACTCAGCGACACTTAACTTAATCGAGTTGATGCTGCTTGATGAGCAAACCCAATCGCTATTTTTGATTGGAGCCTATCGAGATAATGAGGTAAATTCAACCCATCCGTTGATGTTAACGCTAGAGAAACTCCAAAAACAAGGGGCAGTGCTTCAGGAGATAATCCTCTCACCATTAACGCTTGAGCCACTGATTCAGTTGATTTCCGAGACACTACATCAGAATGCAGACACAGTTCTTTCCTTGGCCGAGTTAGTACTGCATAAAACTGAGGGCAATCCTTTCTTTGTCGGTGAGTTTTTGAGAATGCTGCATAGCGAAAACCTGCTGACCTTTGATGCACAACACTTATGCTGGGAATGGAACATTGCTGATATTCAAGCCCAGGATATTACCGATAATGTGGTAGAGTTGCTACTGATCCAGTTAAAGAAATTACCAGAAAATACACAGCAAATTCTCCAGTTAGCAGCTTGTATCGGTGCTGAATTTAATTTAGATACGTTAGCGATTCTATCCTAG